One genomic window of Arthrobacter sp. KBS0703 includes the following:
- a CDS encoding ABC transporter ATP-binding protein, whose product MATVTFDNATRLYPGTEKPAVDKLNIEIADGEFLVLVGPSGCGKSTSLRMLAGLEDVNAGRILIGDRDVTDVPPKDRDIAMVFQNYALYPHMTVADNMGFALKIAGVSKEERAERVREAAKLLDLEPYLDRKPKALSGGQRQRVAMGRAIVRNPQVFLMDEPLSNLDAKLRVQTRTQIASLTRRLGVTTVYVTHDQVEAMTMGDRVAVLKDGLLMQVDTPRNLYDRPKNVFVAGFIGSPAMNLLELPVVDGGVQFGGTVYPVPRDVLEEAHGQTVTLGSRPEDLETAPQGEGLQVEVDVVEELGADAYVYGHTTLDGKTHDIVARVDGRRPPMKGESLWVRPQSGHVHLFDTKTGERLGD is encoded by the coding sequence GTGGCAACAGTTACTTTTGATAACGCTACGCGTCTGTACCCGGGCACAGAAAAGCCCGCTGTTGACAAGCTCAACATCGAAATCGCCGACGGCGAATTCTTGGTCCTCGTTGGACCCTCCGGTTGCGGTAAGTCCACTTCCCTGCGCATGCTCGCAGGCCTCGAAGATGTGAACGCCGGCCGAATCCTCATTGGCGACCGCGATGTCACCGACGTTCCGCCGAAGGACCGCGACATCGCCATGGTCTTCCAGAACTACGCCCTCTACCCGCACATGACCGTTGCGGACAACATGGGCTTCGCCCTGAAGATCGCGGGCGTCAGCAAGGAAGAGCGCGCCGAGCGCGTCCGTGAAGCCGCCAAGCTGCTGGACCTCGAGCCGTACCTGGACCGCAAGCCGAAGGCACTCTCCGGCGGTCAGCGCCAGCGTGTTGCCATGGGCCGTGCAATCGTGCGTAACCCGCAGGTCTTCCTCATGGACGAGCCGCTCTCCAACCTGGACGCCAAGCTCCGCGTCCAGACCCGCACCCAGATTGCCTCCCTCACCCGCCGCCTGGGCGTCACCACCGTCTACGTGACCCACGACCAGGTCGAGGCTATGACCATGGGCGACCGCGTCGCAGTGCTCAAGGACGGCCTCCTGATGCAGGTGGACACCCCCCGCAACCTGTACGACCGCCCGAAGAACGTCTTCGTCGCCGGTTTCATCGGCTCCCCCGCCATGAACCTGCTCGAACTTCCGGTCGTCGACGGTGGTGTCCAGTTCGGCGGCACCGTCTACCCCGTGCCCCGCGATGTCCTGGAAGAGGCGCACGGCCAGACCGTCACGCTGGGCAGCCGGCCCGAAGACCTCGAGACCGCTCCCCAGGGCGAAGGCCTGCAGGTTGAGGTCGACGTCGTCGAAGAGCTCGGCGCCGACGCCTACGTCTACGGCCACACCACGCTGGACGGCAAGACCCACGACATCGTGGCCCGTGTCGACGGCCGCCGCCCCCCGATGAAGGGCGAGTCCCTCTGGGTGCGTCCGCAGTCCGGCCACGTACACCTGTTCGACACCAAGACCGGCGAACGCCTGGGCGACTAG
- a CDS encoding DUF4032 domain-containing protein, producing the protein MTEEYSAQWHDEPTDYGQIGKLPRFEPASANDEKASSVASSLNITAAAADPELLDLPWHIALEDWPAENLAALPRGISRHIVRFAHLGGSVIAIKETSEHVARHEYHMLRKLARLDVPCVEPVAVITGRTTPDGRPLNPVLVTRHLKFSMPYRALFSQMLRKDTLTRLIDAQALLMVRLHLIGFYWGDVSLSNTLFRRDAGAFAAYLVDAETGELYPDLSTGQREYDLEIARVNIAGELMDLLDGGLIEEKVDPVATSELIMESYRRLWTELTEKESFELGERWRVGARIRRLNELGFDVEEYAIKTTQNGSTIQLQPKVVDAGHHMRRLLRLTGLDAQENQARRLLNDMDSFRADNNPEMDEEYSAHLWVSQIFEPIVRSIPRDLSGKLEPAEAVHEVLEHRWYMSEKQERHIPLAEAVQSYIDSILRHRRDEAAIMLNPDTGLLKILEVETEESRYGDEESIDEYPDADD; encoded by the coding sequence ATGACCGAGGAATACAGCGCCCAGTGGCACGACGAACCCACCGATTACGGGCAGATCGGCAAACTGCCGCGGTTCGAGCCCGCCAGCGCCAATGACGAGAAAGCGTCCTCGGTCGCCAGTTCACTGAACATCACGGCGGCCGCCGCTGACCCGGAACTGCTCGATCTTCCGTGGCACATCGCGCTCGAAGACTGGCCGGCGGAGAACCTCGCAGCGCTCCCCCGCGGCATCTCCCGGCACATCGTCCGGTTCGCGCACCTCGGCGGCTCCGTCATCGCCATCAAGGAAACGTCAGAGCACGTAGCCCGCCACGAATACCACATGCTCCGCAAGCTGGCCCGGCTGGACGTCCCCTGCGTGGAGCCCGTGGCCGTTATCACCGGGCGCACCACGCCCGACGGCAGGCCGCTGAACCCGGTGCTCGTCACGCGCCACCTGAAGTTCTCCATGCCCTACCGCGCCCTCTTCTCGCAGATGCTGCGCAAGGACACCCTGACCAGGCTCATCGACGCCCAGGCGCTGCTGATGGTGCGCCTGCACCTGATCGGCTTCTACTGGGGCGACGTCTCGCTGTCCAACACCCTGTTCCGCCGCGATGCCGGCGCCTTCGCCGCCTACCTCGTGGACGCGGAAACCGGCGAACTCTATCCAGACCTGTCCACGGGCCAGCGCGAATACGACCTCGAGATCGCCCGCGTCAACATCGCCGGCGAGCTCATGGACCTCCTCGACGGCGGCCTGATCGAGGAGAAGGTGGATCCGGTGGCCACCAGCGAGCTCATTATGGAAAGCTACCGCCGCCTCTGGACGGAGCTGACCGAGAAGGAATCCTTCGAGCTCGGCGAACGCTGGCGGGTGGGTGCCCGCATCCGGCGCCTCAACGAACTGGGCTTCGACGTCGAGGAATACGCGATCAAGACCACCCAGAACGGTTCCACCATCCAGCTCCAGCCGAAGGTCGTGGACGCCGGCCACCACATGCGGCGCCTGCTGCGCCTGACCGGGCTGGATGCCCAGGAGAACCAGGCCCGCCGCCTGCTCAACGACATGGACTCGTTCCGTGCGGACAACAACCCGGAGATGGACGAGGAGTACAGCGCGCACCTCTGGGTGAGCCAGATCTTCGAGCCGATCGTCCGTTCGATCCCCCGCGACCTGTCCGGCAAGCTCGAACCCGCCGAGGCCGTGCATGAGGTGCTCGAACACCGCTGGTACATGTCCGAGAAGCAGGAACGCCACATCCCGCTGGCGGAAGCCGTCCAGTCCTACATCGATTCCATCCTGCGCCACCGCCGCGACGAGGCCGCCATCATGCTGAATCCGGACACCGGGCTGCTAAAGATCCTGGAAGTGGAAACCGAGGAATCCCGGTACGGCGACGAAGAGTCCATCGACGAGTACCCCGACGCCGACGACTGA
- a CDS encoding FAD-binding oxidoreductase, protein MGSIAEELISVLGPGKVLRDESALAAYAVDQAPVLDYQLPLAVVLAGSVPDVQAAVRTCAAHNAPIVARGAGTGVSGGAHASEGSVVLSLERMNRILDLNPDDETAVVEPGVVNADLNDAAAQHGLMFAPDPASFRMSTIGGNVATNAGGLRCAKYGVTRDSVLALDVVLADGTLIHTGHQTFKGVAGYDLTGLFVGSEGTLGIVVGVTVRLKYLPREVHTIAAFYPDFRQAAAGVLAVGKSRVQPAIMELLDGGSLTQLDEIHGSDLASRGASLLLIQTDGFGAAAEADVVREVLAAGGAVVTTEASEEAEQLVELRRNSRGVEVDDQYRVGEDVAVPRSRLVDYVAALESLAEVHGVKLKVVAHAGDGNLHPTFWVDRVDDQVDADAMRRLNKTLDASIAVALDMGGTITGEHGVGQYKLRWLGLEQPEPIRQLQHRIKELFDPAGLLNPGKAI, encoded by the coding sequence ATGGGCAGCATTGCTGAGGAACTCATTTCAGTCCTGGGGCCAGGGAAAGTACTCCGGGACGAGTCTGCCCTGGCCGCCTACGCGGTGGACCAGGCGCCGGTCTTGGATTACCAGCTGCCGCTTGCCGTGGTCTTGGCCGGGTCGGTGCCGGACGTCCAGGCGGCCGTCAGAACGTGCGCGGCCCACAACGCGCCGATCGTGGCACGCGGGGCCGGCACGGGTGTATCGGGCGGCGCGCACGCCAGTGAGGGATCCGTTGTCCTCAGCCTGGAAAGGATGAACCGGATCCTGGACCTGAATCCGGACGATGAGACCGCCGTGGTGGAACCGGGAGTGGTCAACGCCGACCTTAACGACGCCGCGGCACAGCACGGGCTGATGTTTGCCCCGGACCCGGCCAGTTTCCGGATGTCCACGATCGGCGGGAACGTTGCCACCAATGCCGGCGGTCTGCGGTGCGCGAAGTACGGCGTCACCCGGGATTCGGTGCTGGCGCTGGACGTGGTGCTCGCCGACGGCACCCTGATCCACACCGGCCACCAGACCTTTAAGGGCGTGGCAGGCTACGACCTCACCGGACTGTTCGTCGGTTCCGAGGGGACGCTGGGGATTGTGGTGGGTGTGACGGTCCGGCTCAAGTACCTGCCGCGCGAGGTGCACACCATCGCCGCGTTCTACCCCGACTTCCGGCAGGCCGCCGCGGGCGTGCTCGCCGTGGGCAAGTCCCGCGTGCAGCCCGCCATCATGGAACTGCTCGACGGCGGGTCCCTCACCCAGCTGGACGAGATCCACGGCTCGGACCTGGCCTCCCGCGGCGCCTCACTGCTCCTGATCCAGACCGACGGCTTCGGCGCGGCGGCCGAGGCCGACGTCGTGCGTGAAGTCCTTGCCGCGGGCGGTGCCGTCGTCACCACCGAAGCCAGTGAGGAAGCCGAGCAGCTGGTGGAGCTGCGGCGCAACAGCAGGGGCGTCGAAGTGGATGACCAGTACCGGGTGGGCGAGGACGTCGCGGTTCCGCGCTCTCGGCTCGTGGACTACGTGGCTGCCCTGGAATCACTCGCGGAGGTCCACGGCGTGAAGCTGAAGGTGGTGGCGCATGCGGGCGACGGGAACCTTCACCCCACCTTCTGGGTGGACCGTGTGGACGACCAGGTGGACGCGGACGCCATGCGGCGACTGAACAAGACCCTCGACGCGTCAATCGCGGTGGCGCTGGACATGGGCGGCACCATTACGGGCGAGCACGGCGTGGGGCAGTACAAGCTGCGCTGGCTCGGCCTGGAGCAGCCCGAGCCCATCCGCCAGCTGCAGCACCGGATCAAGGAACTCTTCGACCCCGCCGGACTCCTGAACCCGGGCAAGGCCATCTAG